From Ptiloglossa arizonensis isolate GNS036 chromosome 10, iyPtiAriz1_principal, whole genome shotgun sequence, the proteins below share one genomic window:
- the Rab3-gap gene encoding rab3 GTPase activating protein isoform X3: MSCQIKGIANLTNTKYIKKVLFGDFTGRSDIPKYELPLQDCFISLSSAGDVLAMVYNTKMIILISKWDSLEPDETKSKFCMTWNGEVAKEPNVFSEWITCVICLPLLSLGKASGANPDWTCIIVGFNTGFVRFYTEAGALLLGEQLHNESVIGLKCQSFRSAKHAGDTGLAEELHVIYNSVVCVFQGFPLFSTLRACRNHLARVQANGDDLPPVTNLSYKKWGYKNQDIVNDSEVIGTTSVNSFDHLMTASICGGCNASYRSSAPQHSLVIATGKRPFIGFHYALEGGAAPVLSDVALAMASKLANAIGTAVPWFPLSWGNSKHQTSFEVSKTSAHEPIEPMTCRFGLSDVTREGYSVVSSPNKMLSVISDVLGRVILIDNRHGIAMRMWKGYRDAQCGWIEAEEEEDFGTNRVFSKFKQVTHLRSALFLVIYAPKKGVIDIWGTQQGPKITTFTASKHGRLLYINYGLFGMNDNTHLPKNKPQYSCVFMDPLGGLKEITVPFHFALNSKNGKRARDIHLLQKLKTFLRVDEFDDEKLVSEIHNVCTDLKTNEIRVQIIDMLMANKNTIPDALLTATQCFIKKLEEYDKEEMEHTAKTLYFLTVQLQQVIKFYKHVRFHFNSLEDHSSITNNDELTSKDLALILLTSEREIHRIFKLSNTINSFTRTNFKMENEVQFKEDGKIFVDFLSCFELGTPGLIDIKQNLKMEKKLKISQLIYNGCIYSNDRIEIWREVATSSNIRPFVLMEFALIYWLNKKRQMHIGLELKQFTQLLNTICSIANVDEICAEYDEISLWWKNVRNILTDSTKPFNAFSAALACRAVATNLERHKKKCVKKTQDNNDIEKKDLTKVAEVKDCVSNLQLDDEMYNLTNEWENVTNDSCQFTLLIGNLEDITILDAIVSQQPSSDATTKFFALPFVKFDISLRSVLSKGKGSVSEIVAKWVASTGVDPAQLVDTTDIEFDQTLLSNDSFEITNSLDEASNIIDGSQQDPGKLSATLDGIENDAGDIIASKCILERIALLKHHFPYSLTSSVLLANLCWEFVMSWNKDISQLNSLEAALYVLRQIPMKHMRHGVCCLLWSVHIKKRMEAVAKLMNKYGRLPDMWEELYLQEDDLSTEESVTFLRHCVTFLEIFIDSEVLEAGENTVVTSEEIWEGCSSGPQPFAALAISQAPAWYDLISLHAQVANVLYMMAHFNLKVTKPLNNLFESVVQPYFFQTITDKVMLTWYRDDKRDSVRSEFLCRIITASIDLIHQETADAKTLSSMQAIQWMSRCQTLATIWKLNNDQLRIHQVCQLYVNGFDQLAEEVITAVNDVVRLGENLLPIAGGRMFAHLTRTNDTDDNISRISPALIRYLDSKVFA, translated from the exons AAAATATGAGTTACCGCTACAAGACTGTTTTATATCATTGTCATCAGCAGGTGATGTTCTTGCTATGGTATATAATACAAAGATGATTATATTAATTT CAAAGTGGGATTCTTTAGAACCAGATGAGACAAAATCCAAGTTTTGTATGACATGGAATGGAGAAGTTGCAAAAGAGCCAAA TGTTTTTAGTGAATGGATAACATGTGTAATTTGTTTGCCTTTATTATCATTGGGAAAGGCTAGTGGTGCTAATCCAGATTGGACGTGTATTATAGTTGGTTTCAATACTGGTTTCGTTAGATTTTACACAGAA GCAGGTGCATTATTGTTAGGAGAACAACTACATAATGAGTCAGTCATAGGGTTAAAATGCCAGTCTTTTCGTTCAGCTAAACATGCAGGAGATACTGGTTTGGCCGAAGAACTACATGTAATTTATAATAgtgttgtatgtgtatttcaaggttttccattattttcaacATTACGCGCATGCCGTAATCATTTGGCCAGAG TTCAAGCAAATGGTGATGATTTACCACCTGTCACAAATTTATCATATAAAAAATGGGGCTATAAAAATCAGGATATTGTAAACGATTCAGAAGTAATTGGCACTACTTCTGTAAATAGTTTTGATCATTTAATGACAGCTTCAATATGTGGTGGATGTAATGCATCTTACAGATCTAGCGCACCACAACACAGTTTAGTTATTGCAACTGGTAAAagaccatttattggtttccattatgCATTGGAAGGTGGTGCAGCTCCAGTGTTATCTGATGTTGCATTAGCAATGGCCAGCAAACTAGCGAATGCTATTGGAACTGCTGTTCC TTGGTTTCCTCTGAGTTGGGGGAATTCAAAACATCAGACATCATTCGAAGTGTCAAAAACTAGTGCTCATGAACCAATTGAGCCAATGACTTGTAGGTTTGGTTTAAGCGATGTTACACGAGAAGGTTATTCAGTAGTATCCAGTCCAAATAAAATGTTATCAGTAATATCAGACGTATTGGGTAGAGTAATATTGATAGATAATAGACATGGTATAGCCATGAGAATGTGGAAGGGTTATCGCGATGCTCAATGTGGATGGATCGAAGCTGAGGAAGAAGAAGATTTTGGAACAAACAGAGTATTTAGTAAATTTAAGCAAGTGACGCATTTGCGTTCTGCTCTTTTTTTAGTTATTTATGCTCCAAAGAAGGGTGTGATAGACATATGGGGTACACAACAAGGTCCTAAAATTACTACATTTACTGCTAGCAAACATGGACG ATTGCTGTATATTAATTACGGACTGTTCGGTATGAATGATAATACACATTTACCAAAAAATAAACCACAATATTCGTGTGTTTTTATGGATCCATTGGGTGGACTGAAAGAAATTACTGTTCCATTTCATTTTGCACTTAATAGTAAGAATGGTAAAAGGGCACGTGATATACATCTTCTGCAAAAATTGAAGACTTTCTTGCGTGTAGATGAATTTGATGATGAAAAATTAGTGTCAGAAATCCATAATGTGTGTACAGATTTGAAAACTAATGAAATACGAGTACAAATAATAGATATGTTAATGGCAAATAAAAACACTATACCCGATGCTTTGCTCACAGCTACTcaatgttttattaaaaaactTGAAGAATATG ATAAAGAGGAGATGGAACACACAGCAAAGACACTTTATTTTTTGACAGTACAGTTGCAACAAgtgattaaattttataaacacGTTAGGTTCCATTTCAATAGTCTTGAAGATCACAGTTCTATTACCAATAACGATGAACTGACTAGTAAAGATTTAGCCTTGATTTTATTAACTTCTGAGCGAGAAATTCATAGAATTTTCAAACTGTCTAACACAATAAATAGTTTCACACGCACAAACTTCAAGATGGAAAATGAAGTACAGTTTAAAGAAGacggcaaaatttttgtagattTTTTATCTTGTTTTGAGCTAGGAACACCAGGATTGATagatataaaacaaaatttgaaaatggaaaagaaacttaaaattt CTCAGTTAATATACAATGGATGTATCTATTCGAACGATAGAATTGAAATTTGGAGAGAAGTTGCTACGAGTAGTAATATTCGACCATTTGTTTTAATGGAATTCGCTTTGATCTATTGGCTTAATAAAAAAAGACAGATGCACATAGGACTTGAATTGAAACAATTCACACAGCTGTTAAATACTATTTGTTCGATAGCCA ATGTTGATGAGATATGTGCAGAATACGATGAAATATCTTTGTGGTGGAAAAATGTTCGTAACATTCTTACGGATTCAACAAAACCATTTAATGCCTTTAGTGCTGCTTTAGCGTGTAGAGCTGTCGCTACGAATCTGGAGAGACATAAAAAAAAGTGTGTTAAAAAAACTCAAGACAATAATGATATAGAAAAGAAAGATTTAACAAAAGTAGCGGAAGTCAAAGATTGCGTTAGCAATTTACAGCTAGACGatgaaatgtataatttaacaaacGAGTGGGAAAATGTTACTAACGATAGCTGTCAATTTACATTGCTTATTGGAAATCTCGAGGATATTACAATTTTAGATGCTATCGTAAG TCAACAACCTTCATCGGATGCCacgacaaaattttttgcattaccGTTTGTAAAATTCGATATCTCTTTAAGATCGGTTCTTTCGAAAGGAAAAG GTTCAGTATCAGAGATTGTTGCAAAATGGGTTGCTTCGACAGGTGTTGATCCCGCTCAATTAGTAGATACAACGGATATTGAATTTGATCAAACGTTATTATCGAACGACTCTTTCGAAATAACAAATTCTTTAGACGAAGCTAGTAATATTATCGATGGGTCGCAACAAGATCCAGGAAAGCTGTCTGCGACATTGGATGGAATCGAAAACGATGCTGGTGATATCATTGCAAGTAAATGTATTTTAG aaCGAATCGCACTATTAAAACATCATTTTCCATATAGTTTGACAAGTAGCGTTCTATTAGCTAATTTATGTTGGGAATTCGTAATGTCGTGGAATAAAGATATTTCGCAATTAAATTCTCTCGAAgctgcattatacgttttacgacaaaTACCAATGAAACATATGAGACACG GTGTCTGTTGCTTGTTATGGTCAGTTCATATAAAAAAGAGAATGGAAGCAGTTgcaaaattaatgaataaatatgGGAGACTTCCCGATATGTGGGAAGAGTTATACTTACAAGAAGATGATTTATCCACCGAAGAGTCGGTTACATTTTTACGCCATTGTGTCacatttttggaaatattcatCGAC TCCGAAGTGCTCGAAGCTGGCGAAAATACTGTAGTGACGTCTGAAGAAATATGGGAGGGATGTAGTTCTGGTCCACAACCATTTGCTGCATTAGCTATTTCTCAAGCACCAGCTTGGTACGATTTAATAAGCTTACATGCACAAGTAGCTAATGTTTTGTATATGATGGcacattttaatttaaaagtaaCAAAACCGTTGAACAATTTATTCGAGTCTGTG GTGCAAccatatttttttcaaactatAACAGATAAAGTAATGCTCACTTGGTATAGAGATGATAAAAGGGACAGTGTGAGAAGTGAATTTTTATGCCGAATAATTACCGCATCGATAGATCTCATTCATCAAGAGACTGCGGATGCTAAAACGTTAAGTTCAATGCAGGCTATTCAGTGGATGAGTAGGTGCCAAACGTTAGCAACCATTTGGAAACTTAACAACGATCAATTAAGAATACATCAAGTTTGTCAATTATATGTGAATGGTTTCGATCAACTAGCAGAGGAG GTTATTACAGCAGTAAACGATGTCGTGAGATTGGGAGAGAATCTTTTACCGATCGCTGGAGGAAGAATGTTTGCACATCTTACGAGAACAAATGATACGGACGACAATATTTCCCGTATAAGTCCTGCCCTCATCAGATACCTGGATAGTAAG GTATTTGCCTAG
- the Rab3-gap gene encoding rab3 GTPase activating protein isoform X5: MSCQIKGIANLTNTKYIKKVLFGDFTGRSDIPKYELPLQDCFISLSSAGDVLAMVYNTKMIILISKWDSLEPDETKSKFCMTWNGEVAKEPNVFSEWITCVICLPLLSLGKASGANPDWTCIIVGFNTGFVRFYTEAGALLLGEQLHNESVIGLKCQSFRSAKHAGDTGLAEELHVIYNSVVCVFQGFPLFSTLRACRNHLARVQANGDDLPPVTNLSYKKWGYKNQDIVNDSEVIGTTSVNSFDHLMTASICGGCNASYRSSAPQHSLVIATGKRPFIGFHYALEGGAAPVLSDVALAMASKLANAIGTAVPWFPLSWGNSKHQTSFEVSKTSAHEPIEPMTCRFGLSDVTREGYSVVSSPNKMLSVISDVLGRVILIDNRHGIAMRMWKGYRDAQCGWIEAEEEEDFGTNRVFSKFKQVTHLRSALFLVIYAPKKGVIDIWGTQQGPKITTFTASKHGRLLYINYGLFGMNDNTHLPKNKPQYSCVFMDPLGGLKEITVPFHFALNSKNGKRARDIHLLQKLKTFLRVDEFDDEKLVSEIHNVCTDLKTNEIRVQIIDMLMANKNTIPDALLTATQCFIKKLEEYDKEEMEHTAKTLYFLTVQLQQVIKFYKHVRFHFNSLEDHSSITNNDELTSKDLALILLTSEREIHRIFKLSNTINSFTRTNFKMENEVQFKEDGKIFVDFLSCFELGTPGLIDIKQNLKMEKKLKISQLIYNGCIYSNDRIEIWREVATSSNIRPFVLMEFALIYWLNKKRQMHIGLELKQFTQLLNTICSIANVDEICAEYDEISLWWKNVRNILTDSTKPFNAFSAALACRAVATNLERHKKKCVKKTQDNNDIEKKDLTKVAEVKDCVSNLQLDDEMYNLTNEWENVTNDSCQFTLLIGNLEDITILDAIVSQQPSSDATTKFFALPFVKFDISLRSVLSKGKGSVSEIVAKWVASTGVDPAQLVDTTDIEFDQTLLSNDSFEITNSLDEASNIIDGSQQDPGKLSATLDGIENDAGDIIASKCILERIALLKHHFPYSLTSSVLLANLCWEFVMSWNKDISQLNSLEAALYVLRQIPMKHMRHGVCCLLWSVHIKKRMEAVAKLMNKYGRLPDMWEELYLQEDDLSTEESVTFLRHCVTFLEIFIDVSQFRSARSWRKYCSDV, from the exons AAAATATGAGTTACCGCTACAAGACTGTTTTATATCATTGTCATCAGCAGGTGATGTTCTTGCTATGGTATATAATACAAAGATGATTATATTAATTT CAAAGTGGGATTCTTTAGAACCAGATGAGACAAAATCCAAGTTTTGTATGACATGGAATGGAGAAGTTGCAAAAGAGCCAAA TGTTTTTAGTGAATGGATAACATGTGTAATTTGTTTGCCTTTATTATCATTGGGAAAGGCTAGTGGTGCTAATCCAGATTGGACGTGTATTATAGTTGGTTTCAATACTGGTTTCGTTAGATTTTACACAGAA GCAGGTGCATTATTGTTAGGAGAACAACTACATAATGAGTCAGTCATAGGGTTAAAATGCCAGTCTTTTCGTTCAGCTAAACATGCAGGAGATACTGGTTTGGCCGAAGAACTACATGTAATTTATAATAgtgttgtatgtgtatttcaaggttttccattattttcaacATTACGCGCATGCCGTAATCATTTGGCCAGAG TTCAAGCAAATGGTGATGATTTACCACCTGTCACAAATTTATCATATAAAAAATGGGGCTATAAAAATCAGGATATTGTAAACGATTCAGAAGTAATTGGCACTACTTCTGTAAATAGTTTTGATCATTTAATGACAGCTTCAATATGTGGTGGATGTAATGCATCTTACAGATCTAGCGCACCACAACACAGTTTAGTTATTGCAACTGGTAAAagaccatttattggtttccattatgCATTGGAAGGTGGTGCAGCTCCAGTGTTATCTGATGTTGCATTAGCAATGGCCAGCAAACTAGCGAATGCTATTGGAACTGCTGTTCC TTGGTTTCCTCTGAGTTGGGGGAATTCAAAACATCAGACATCATTCGAAGTGTCAAAAACTAGTGCTCATGAACCAATTGAGCCAATGACTTGTAGGTTTGGTTTAAGCGATGTTACACGAGAAGGTTATTCAGTAGTATCCAGTCCAAATAAAATGTTATCAGTAATATCAGACGTATTGGGTAGAGTAATATTGATAGATAATAGACATGGTATAGCCATGAGAATGTGGAAGGGTTATCGCGATGCTCAATGTGGATGGATCGAAGCTGAGGAAGAAGAAGATTTTGGAACAAACAGAGTATTTAGTAAATTTAAGCAAGTGACGCATTTGCGTTCTGCTCTTTTTTTAGTTATTTATGCTCCAAAGAAGGGTGTGATAGACATATGGGGTACACAACAAGGTCCTAAAATTACTACATTTACTGCTAGCAAACATGGACG ATTGCTGTATATTAATTACGGACTGTTCGGTATGAATGATAATACACATTTACCAAAAAATAAACCACAATATTCGTGTGTTTTTATGGATCCATTGGGTGGACTGAAAGAAATTACTGTTCCATTTCATTTTGCACTTAATAGTAAGAATGGTAAAAGGGCACGTGATATACATCTTCTGCAAAAATTGAAGACTTTCTTGCGTGTAGATGAATTTGATGATGAAAAATTAGTGTCAGAAATCCATAATGTGTGTACAGATTTGAAAACTAATGAAATACGAGTACAAATAATAGATATGTTAATGGCAAATAAAAACACTATACCCGATGCTTTGCTCACAGCTACTcaatgttttattaaaaaactTGAAGAATATG ATAAAGAGGAGATGGAACACACAGCAAAGACACTTTATTTTTTGACAGTACAGTTGCAACAAgtgattaaattttataaacacGTTAGGTTCCATTTCAATAGTCTTGAAGATCACAGTTCTATTACCAATAACGATGAACTGACTAGTAAAGATTTAGCCTTGATTTTATTAACTTCTGAGCGAGAAATTCATAGAATTTTCAAACTGTCTAACACAATAAATAGTTTCACACGCACAAACTTCAAGATGGAAAATGAAGTACAGTTTAAAGAAGacggcaaaatttttgtagattTTTTATCTTGTTTTGAGCTAGGAACACCAGGATTGATagatataaaacaaaatttgaaaatggaaaagaaacttaaaattt CTCAGTTAATATACAATGGATGTATCTATTCGAACGATAGAATTGAAATTTGGAGAGAAGTTGCTACGAGTAGTAATATTCGACCATTTGTTTTAATGGAATTCGCTTTGATCTATTGGCTTAATAAAAAAAGACAGATGCACATAGGACTTGAATTGAAACAATTCACACAGCTGTTAAATACTATTTGTTCGATAGCCA ATGTTGATGAGATATGTGCAGAATACGATGAAATATCTTTGTGGTGGAAAAATGTTCGTAACATTCTTACGGATTCAACAAAACCATTTAATGCCTTTAGTGCTGCTTTAGCGTGTAGAGCTGTCGCTACGAATCTGGAGAGACATAAAAAAAAGTGTGTTAAAAAAACTCAAGACAATAATGATATAGAAAAGAAAGATTTAACAAAAGTAGCGGAAGTCAAAGATTGCGTTAGCAATTTACAGCTAGACGatgaaatgtataatttaacaaacGAGTGGGAAAATGTTACTAACGATAGCTGTCAATTTACATTGCTTATTGGAAATCTCGAGGATATTACAATTTTAGATGCTATCGTAAG TCAACAACCTTCATCGGATGCCacgacaaaattttttgcattaccGTTTGTAAAATTCGATATCTCTTTAAGATCGGTTCTTTCGAAAGGAAAAG GTTCAGTATCAGAGATTGTTGCAAAATGGGTTGCTTCGACAGGTGTTGATCCCGCTCAATTAGTAGATACAACGGATATTGAATTTGATCAAACGTTATTATCGAACGACTCTTTCGAAATAACAAATTCTTTAGACGAAGCTAGTAATATTATCGATGGGTCGCAACAAGATCCAGGAAAGCTGTCTGCGACATTGGATGGAATCGAAAACGATGCTGGTGATATCATTGCAAGTAAATGTATTTTAG aaCGAATCGCACTATTAAAACATCATTTTCCATATAGTTTGACAAGTAGCGTTCTATTAGCTAATTTATGTTGGGAATTCGTAATGTCGTGGAATAAAGATATTTCGCAATTAAATTCTCTCGAAgctgcattatacgttttacgacaaaTACCAATGAAACATATGAGACACG GTGTCTGTTGCTTGTTATGGTCAGTTCATATAAAAAAGAGAATGGAAGCAGTTgcaaaattaatgaataaatatgGGAGACTTCCCGATATGTGGGAAGAGTTATACTTACAAGAAGATGATTTATCCACCGAAGAGTCGGTTACATTTTTACGCCATTGTGTCacatttttggaaatattcatCGACGTAAGTCAAT TCCGAAGTGCTCGAAGCTGGCGAAAATACTGTAGTGACGTCTGA